One segment of Phaeacidiphilus oryzae TH49 DNA contains the following:
- the folC gene encoding bifunctional tetrahydrofolate synthase/dihydrofolate synthase, translating to MTDARLQQVEAELATRWPENKIEPSLDRISALMDILGQPQRSYPAIHITGTNGKTTTARMVERLLLELQFRTGRLTSPHVESVTERISLDGEPISAERFADTYRDIEPYVKMVDQAQPVPMSYFEVLAGMGYAAFADAPVDVAVVEVGMGGSWDATNVIDAQVAVITPISLDHTDKLGKTPGEIAVEKSGIIKPGSIAVVAQQPLDAAETILRRAVEVEAVVAREGMEFGVVRRDVAVGGQLVTLRGLSGTDYEDVFLPLHGKHQAQNAAVALAAVEAFFGVGAEAQGRSLQIEGVRNAFARVTSPGRLEVVRRSPTILLDAAHNPGGAEATAEAIREAFGFNRLIGVVGATQGKDVAGVLAALEPVLAEVVVTRNTSHRAMDVDALAEEAVEVFGADRVLVEPRLDDAIDAAVQLAEEEGDLGGAGVLVTGSVITVGEARVLLGRKD from the coding sequence GTGACGGACGCACGACTGCAACAGGTAGAGGCCGAGCTGGCCACCCGGTGGCCGGAGAACAAGATCGAGCCCTCGCTCGACCGCATCTCCGCCCTCATGGACATCCTGGGGCAGCCGCAGCGCTCGTACCCGGCGATCCACATCACCGGTACGAACGGAAAGACCACCACCGCCCGAATGGTCGAGCGGCTGCTGCTGGAGCTCCAGTTCCGCACCGGCCGGCTGACCTCCCCGCATGTGGAGTCGGTCACCGAACGGATCTCGCTGGACGGCGAGCCGATCTCGGCCGAGCGGTTCGCCGACACGTACCGGGACATCGAGCCCTACGTGAAGATGGTCGACCAGGCCCAGCCGGTTCCCATGTCCTACTTCGAGGTGCTGGCCGGGATGGGCTACGCGGCCTTCGCCGACGCGCCGGTGGACGTGGCCGTGGTCGAGGTCGGCATGGGCGGTTCCTGGGACGCCACCAACGTGATCGACGCGCAGGTCGCGGTGATCACCCCGATCTCCCTGGACCACACCGACAAGCTGGGCAAGACGCCGGGCGAGATCGCGGTGGAGAAGTCCGGGATCATCAAGCCGGGCTCGATCGCCGTCGTCGCCCAGCAGCCGCTGGACGCCGCCGAGACGATTCTGCGCCGGGCCGTCGAGGTCGAGGCGGTGGTCGCCCGGGAGGGGATGGAGTTCGGGGTGGTCCGGCGGGACGTCGCGGTCGGCGGCCAGCTGGTCACCCTGCGCGGCCTCTCCGGCACCGACTACGAGGACGTCTTCCTTCCCCTGCACGGGAAGCACCAGGCGCAGAACGCCGCGGTGGCGCTGGCCGCCGTCGAGGCCTTCTTCGGGGTCGGCGCGGAGGCGCAGGGCCGCTCGCTGCAGATCGAGGGGGTGCGCAACGCCTTCGCCCGGGTCACCTCGCCCGGCCGGCTCGAAGTGGTCCGGCGCTCGCCGACCATCCTGCTGGACGCCGCCCACAACCCGGGCGGGGCGGAGGCCACCGCCGAGGCGATCCGGGAGGCCTTCGGCTTCAACCGGCTGATCGGGGTGGTCGGCGCGACCCAGGGCAAGGACGTCGCCGGGGTGCTTGCCGCGCTGGAACCGGTGCTGGCCGAGGTCGTCGTCACCCGGAACACCAGCCACCGGGCGATGGACGTGGACGCCCTGGCCGAGGAGGCCGTCGAGGTCTTCGGCGCCGACCGGGTGCTGGTCGAGCCCAGGCTCGACGACGCGATCGACGCCGCCGTCCAGCTCGCCGAGGAGGAAGGCGACCTGGGAGGGGCCGGGGTGCTGGTCACCGGCTCCGTGATCACCGTGGGCGAGGCCCGCGTCCTCCTCGGCCGGAAGGACTGA
- the ndk gene encoding nucleoside-diphosphate kinase has product MSSQNSSAQRTLVLLKPDAVRRGLIGEIIARIERKAGWRITSLELRTLDRSVLERHYAEHVGKSFYEPLVEFMSSGPTAAMIVEGEEVIAGIRALAGKTNPLEAGPGTIRGDFATITRENLIHASDSVDSAEREIKVFFPGRA; this is encoded by the coding sequence GTGTCCTCGCAGAACTCCTCCGCCCAGCGCACCCTGGTGCTGCTCAAGCCGGACGCGGTGCGTCGCGGGCTGATCGGCGAGATCATCGCCAGGATCGAGCGGAAGGCCGGCTGGCGGATCACCTCGCTCGAACTGCGCACCCTGGACCGCTCGGTGCTGGAGCGGCACTACGCCGAGCACGTCGGCAAGTCCTTCTACGAGCCCCTGGTCGAGTTCATGTCCTCCGGCCCGACCGCGGCCATGATCGTCGAGGGCGAGGAGGTCATCGCCGGGATCCGCGCGCTGGCCGGCAAGACCAACCCGCTGGAGGCCGGCCCCGGCACGATCCGCGGCGACTTCGCGACCATCACCCGGGAGAACCTGATCCACGCCTCGGACTCGGTGGACTCCGCCGAACGGGAGATCAAGGTCTTCTTCCCGGGCCGCGCCTGA
- a CDS encoding rod shape-determining protein has product MSFIGRDMAVDLGTANTLVYVRGRGIVLNEPSVVAVNTTTGGILAVGAEAKKMIGRTPGNIIAIRPLKDGVIADFEITERMLRYFILKIHKRRYLARPRVVVCVPSGITGVERRAVIEASSQAGARQVHIIEEPMAAAIGSALPVHEATGNMVVDIGGGTTEVAVISLGGIVTAQSIRVAGDELDNAIIQHIKKEYSLLLGERTAETIKMTIGSAAALDGEQEQHSEIRGRDLVSGLPKTVVISAAEVREAIEEPVASIIDAVKTTLDQCPPELAGDIMDRGIVLTGGGALLSGLDERLRRETGMPVHIAEDPLDSVALGAGKCVEEFEALQQVLDAQPRR; this is encoded by the coding sequence ATGTCGTTCATCGGTCGTGACATGGCTGTCGACCTCGGCACCGCCAACACGCTGGTGTACGTCAGGGGTCGCGGGATCGTGCTGAACGAGCCGTCGGTGGTGGCGGTGAACACCACCACCGGCGGAATCCTCGCCGTGGGCGCCGAGGCGAAGAAGATGATCGGCCGCACCCCCGGCAACATCATCGCGATCCGGCCCCTGAAGGACGGCGTCATCGCCGACTTCGAGATCACCGAGCGGATGCTCAGGTACTTCATCCTGAAGATCCACAAGCGCCGCTACCTGGCCCGCCCGCGGGTCGTGGTCTGCGTCCCGTCCGGGATCACCGGAGTCGAGCGCCGCGCCGTCATCGAGGCGTCCTCCCAGGCGGGGGCGCGCCAGGTGCACATCATCGAGGAGCCGATGGCGGCCGCGATCGGCTCCGCCCTCCCGGTCCACGAGGCCACCGGCAACATGGTGGTGGACATCGGCGGCGGCACCACCGAGGTCGCGGTGATCTCGCTGGGCGGCATCGTCACCGCGCAGTCCATCCGGGTCGCCGGCGACGAGCTGGACAACGCGATCATCCAGCACATCAAGAAGGAGTACTCGCTGCTGCTCGGCGAGCGGACGGCCGAGACGATCAAGATGACCATCGGCTCCGCGGCCGCCCTCGACGGCGAGCAGGAGCAGCACAGCGAGATCCGCGGCCGGGACCTGGTCAGCGGCCTTCCCAAGACCGTGGTGATCTCCGCGGCCGAGGTCCGGGAGGCCATCGAGGAGCCGGTCGCCAGCATCATCGACGCCGTCAAGACCACCCTCGACCAGTGCCCGCCGGAACTGGCGGGTGACATCATGGACCGCGGCATCGTTCTCACGGGGGGCGGGGCTCTGCTCAGCGGTCTCGACGAGCGGCTCCGGCGCGAGACCGGCATGCCGGTGCACATCGCGGAGGACCCGCTGGACTCGGTCGCCCTCGGTGCCGGCAAGTGCGTCGAGGAGTTCGAGGCGCTCCAGCAGGTGCTGGACGCCCAGCCCCGTCGCTGA
- the mreD gene encoding rod shape-determining protein MreD, producing MRINRILLAAVLVVVALVIQVSVLARLQLPGAVPDLMLLVVLALALVWGPTGGCVTGFCAGLLADLAPPSDHAVGRYALVLCLLGYAAGLLKPPGGQIRSVLTPLALVAVAAFTATLLYAGVGALVGDTAARHVGLGGLIGTAVLYDVILAPFVVPGVMALARRVETDPVAQAADSGAGGPSGRSGGLAGRLFGAASFRRRERAMFGGEGTRTGGIAGLGTVPGFGKGRSGASGKRAGTSSSMVRPGKRL from the coding sequence ATGCGGATCAACCGCATCCTGCTCGCCGCCGTCCTGGTCGTGGTGGCCCTGGTCATCCAGGTGAGCGTGCTGGCCAGACTCCAGCTCCCCGGCGCCGTGCCGGACCTGATGCTGCTGGTGGTGCTGGCCCTCGCGCTGGTCTGGGGCCCCACCGGGGGCTGCGTCACCGGCTTCTGCGCCGGCCTCCTCGCCGACCTCGCGCCGCCCTCCGACCACGCCGTCGGCCGCTACGCCCTGGTGCTGTGCCTCCTCGGCTACGCCGCCGGGCTGCTCAAGCCGCCCGGCGGGCAGATCCGCTCGGTCCTCACCCCGCTCGCCCTGGTCGCGGTCGCCGCCTTCACCGCCACCCTCCTCTACGCCGGCGTCGGCGCCCTGGTCGGCGACACCGCCGCCCGGCACGTCGGCCTCGGCGGGCTGATCGGCACGGCCGTCCTCTACGACGTGATCCTCGCCCCGTTCGTGGTGCCCGGGGTGATGGCGCTGGCCCGCAGGGTGGAGACGGACCCGGTGGCCCAGGCCGCCGACTCCGGGGCCGGCGGCCCCTCCGGCCGCTCCGGCGGCCTGGCCGGGCGGCTGTTCGGCGCGGCCTCCTTCCGCCGCCGCGAGCGGGCGATGTTCGGCGGCGAGGGCACCCGCACCGGCGGGATCGCGGGCCTCGGCACGGTGCCCGGCTTCGGCAAGGGCCGCTCCGGCGCCTCCGGCAAGCGCGCCGGCACCAGCAGCAGCATGGTTCGACCCGGCAAGCGTCTCTGA
- the mrdA gene encoding penicillin-binding protein 2: MSNIPETGRTKRVTLRLVVLQVVVLSLLATLGGRLWYLQIRNGAQYQQQAASNQIRQVTVPAVRGQILDANGVALADNQTKLVVSVSRTSLLTAKDGGKAVLDRLAQVLGMKAQDVENKVRLCDANTPQPCWNGSPYEPIPVTDKATTQQAMQIMERREDFPGVTAEPTAVRAYPGPSGANAAQILGYLSPVTQDQVQATANKTGKAKLAATDSIGQAGLESVYDSDLRGTTGTNNLEVDNLGRVIGDAGGTAAQPGSDLVTSIDARVQAVTEKQLNQAMQTLRKTYDPVTHENFKADSGTAVVMDVHTGRIVAMASEPTYDPNIWTGGISAKDYAKLTSSSSDYPLLNRAIQAQAAPGSTFKVISTTGAMEAGYTESDTFPCTSSMNIGGQVFKNFEGENFGQITLSKALEVSCDTVFYNIAYQQWKKDGGLYGKNAKDWLFKAAHQFGLGQPTGIDLPSEVKGRVPDRKWHQDYWDAMKDTWCKQASAKNNDYLTQIARQDCSDFKYVRAGDEVNYAIGQGDTLVTPIQMARIYSALANGGTLYQPSLAKAVVSPTGKVVKNIAPVAQGRLPDSRQQLQYIDNALAGVVTSGTAAWKFGGWPQNKIPLHAKTGTAEVYGKQTTSWFDTYTKDYAVVMMISQGGTGSGGSGPAVRNIYNALYGVQSDGSIDPKKALLPTPQKQLPTFHPDGSVTAAQQAAFNRSVSAHAQYLNTTAPAGAPGTVPAAVWALPPDRRGAGSVPTGSAAVY; this comes from the coding sequence GTGAGCAACATCCCGGAGACCGGCCGCACCAAGCGGGTGACCCTCCGTCTGGTCGTCCTTCAGGTGGTCGTGCTGTCCCTCCTCGCCACCCTCGGCGGACGGCTCTGGTACCTGCAGATCCGCAACGGGGCCCAGTACCAGCAGCAGGCGGCGTCCAACCAGATCCGCCAGGTGACCGTGCCCGCCGTGCGCGGACAGATCCTGGACGCCAACGGCGTGGCGCTGGCCGACAACCAGACCAAGCTGGTGGTCTCGGTCAGCCGCACCTCGCTGCTCACCGCCAAGGACGGCGGCAAGGCGGTCCTGGACCGGCTCGCCCAGGTGCTCGGCATGAAGGCGCAGGACGTGGAGAACAAGGTCCGGCTCTGCGACGCCAACACCCCGCAGCCCTGCTGGAACGGTTCCCCGTACGAGCCGATCCCGGTCACCGACAAGGCGACCACCCAGCAGGCCATGCAGATCATGGAGCGCAGGGAGGACTTCCCCGGCGTCACCGCCGAGCCGACCGCGGTCCGCGCCTATCCCGGCCCGTCCGGCGCCAACGCGGCCCAGATCCTCGGCTACCTCTCCCCGGTGACCCAGGACCAGGTCCAGGCGACCGCGAACAAGACCGGCAAGGCCAAGCTGGCCGCGACCGACTCGATCGGCCAGGCCGGCCTGGAGTCCGTCTACGACTCCGACCTGCGCGGCACCACCGGGACCAACAACCTCGAGGTGGACAACCTCGGCCGGGTCATCGGCGACGCCGGCGGCACCGCCGCCCAGCCCGGGAGCGACCTCGTCACCTCGATAGACGCCCGGGTCCAGGCGGTCACCGAGAAGCAGCTCAACCAGGCGATGCAGACCCTCCGGAAGACCTACGACCCCGTCACCCACGAGAACTTCAAGGCCGACTCCGGGACCGCGGTGGTGATGGACGTCCACACCGGCCGGATCGTCGCCATGGCCAGCGAGCCCACCTACGACCCCAACATCTGGACCGGCGGCATCTCCGCCAAGGACTACGCCAAGCTGACCAGCTCCTCCTCCGACTACCCGCTGCTGAACCGGGCCATCCAGGCGCAGGCGGCGCCCGGCTCGACCTTCAAGGTCATCTCGACCACGGGCGCGATGGAGGCCGGCTACACGGAGAGCGACACCTTTCCGTGCACCTCGTCGATGAACATCGGCGGGCAGGTCTTCAAGAACTTCGAGGGCGAGAACTTCGGCCAGATCACCCTCTCCAAGGCCCTCGAGGTCTCCTGCGACACGGTCTTCTACAACATCGCCTACCAGCAGTGGAAGAAGGACGGCGGCCTGTACGGCAAGAACGCCAAGGACTGGCTCTTCAAGGCCGCCCACCAGTTCGGCCTGGGTCAGCCCACCGGCATCGACCTGCCGTCCGAGGTCAAGGGCCGGGTGCCGGACCGCAAGTGGCACCAGGACTACTGGGACGCGATGAAGGACACCTGGTGCAAGCAGGCGTCCGCGAAGAACAACGACTACCTCACCCAGATCGCCCGCCAGGACTGCTCCGACTTCAAGTACGTCCGGGCCGGTGACGAGGTCAACTATGCGATCGGCCAGGGCGACACCCTGGTGACGCCGATCCAGATGGCCCGGATCTACTCCGCCCTCGCCAACGGCGGCACCCTCTACCAGCCGTCCCTGGCCAAGGCCGTGGTCTCGCCCACCGGCAAGGTGGTCAAGAACATCGCCCCGGTCGCCCAGGGCAGGCTGCCGGACAGCAGGCAGCAGCTGCAGTACATCGACAACGCCCTGGCGGGCGTGGTCACCAGCGGCACCGCGGCCTGGAAGTTCGGCGGCTGGCCGCAGAACAAGATCCCGCTGCACGCCAAGACGGGTACCGCGGAGGTCTACGGCAAGCAGACCACGTCCTGGTTCGACACCTACACCAAGGACTACGCCGTCGTCATGATGATCAGTCAGGGCGGCACCGGCTCCGGCGGCTCGGGCCCGGCCGTCCGCAACATCTACAACGCCCTCTACGGCGTCCAGTCCGACGGCTCGATCGACCCCAAGAAGGCCCTGCTGCCGACCCCGCAGAAGCAGCTGCCGACCTTCCACCCGGACGGCTCGGTGACCGCCGCCCAGCAGGCCGCCTTCAACCGGTCGGTCAGCGCCCACGCCCAGTACCTCAACACGACGGCCCCGGCCGGCGCGCCCGGCACCGTCCCGGCCGCCGTCTGGGCGCTGCCGCCGGACCGCCGCGGCGCCGGCTCCGTACCGACCGGCAGCGCGGCCGTGTACTGA
- the rodA gene encoding rod shape-determining protein RodA, with translation MTGTGLTTSYRDPRFAPQRGAVGRLLARGSVLYRLDWVLFAACTALSLIGSVLVWSATRDRTAINHGDSSYFLVRHVINMVIGMGLCAVIIGVGARRLRTAVPFIYAFAVLGVLAVLSPLGSTVNGAHSWIVLGGGFSIQPSEFVKIAITLGMATLLSARVDAGERQFPDDRAVLHSLILAAIPMGVILLMPDLGSTMVMVVLVLGVLGVSGAPKKWLAGLVAVGAIGAFAVVQLHILKQYQIARFAAFANPSLDPSGVGYNTAQARIAIGSGGLLGKGLFHGSQTTGQFVPEQQTDFVFTVAGEELGFVGAGVIILILGVVLWRACRIARQAGDLYGTLVAAGVASWFAFQGFENIGMTLGIMPVAGIPLPFVSYGGSSMFAVWVGVGLLQSVRVLRPVSA, from the coding sequence ATGACCGGCACCGGACTGACGACCAGTTACCGGGACCCGCGGTTCGCGCCGCAGCGCGGAGCGGTCGGCCGGCTGCTCGCCCGCGGCTCGGTGCTCTACCGGCTGGACTGGGTGCTCTTCGCCGCCTGCACCGCGCTCTCCCTGATCGGCTCGGTGCTGGTCTGGTCGGCCACCCGCGACCGCACCGCGATCAACCACGGCGACAGCAGCTACTTCCTGGTCCGCCACGTCATCAACATGGTGATCGGGATGGGCCTGTGCGCGGTGATCATCGGCGTCGGGGCGCGCCGGCTGCGCACGGCCGTCCCGTTCATCTACGCCTTCGCCGTGCTCGGCGTCCTCGCCGTCCTCAGCCCGCTCGGCTCGACCGTCAACGGCGCCCACTCGTGGATCGTCCTCGGCGGCGGCTTCTCCATCCAGCCCTCCGAGTTCGTCAAGATCGCGATCACCCTGGGGATGGCGACCCTCCTCTCCGCCCGGGTGGACGCGGGGGAGCGGCAGTTCCCCGACGACCGCGCCGTCCTCCACTCGCTGATCCTCGCCGCCATCCCGATGGGCGTCATCCTGCTGATGCCCGACCTCGGCTCGACCATGGTGATGGTGGTCCTGGTGCTCGGCGTCCTCGGCGTCTCCGGCGCCCCCAAGAAGTGGCTGGCCGGACTGGTCGCGGTGGGGGCGATCGGCGCCTTCGCCGTCGTCCAGCTGCACATCCTGAAGCAGTACCAGATCGCCCGCTTCGCGGCCTTCGCCAACCCGAGCCTCGACCCCTCCGGCGTCGGCTACAACACCGCCCAGGCGCGGATCGCCATCGGCTCCGGCGGGCTGCTCGGCAAGGGCCTCTTCCACGGCTCGCAGACCACCGGCCAGTTCGTCCCCGAGCAGCAGACCGACTTCGTCTTCACGGTGGCGGGGGAGGAGCTGGGCTTCGTCGGCGCCGGCGTGATCATCCTGATCCTGGGCGTGGTCCTGTGGCGGGCCTGCCGCATCGCCCGGCAGGCCGGCGACCTCTACGGCACCCTGGTCGCGGCCGGCGTCGCCTCCTGGTTCGCCTTCCAGGGCTTCGAGAACATCGGCATGACCCTCGGCATCATGCCGGTGGCCGGCATCCCCCTGCCCTTCGTCAGCTACGGCGGCTCCTCGATGTTCGCGGTCTGGGTGGGCGTGGGCCTCCTCCAGTCGGTCCGCGTCCTCCGCCCGGTCTCGGCGTAG
- a CDS encoding CYTH and CHAD domain-containing protein has product MATIASGTDPAAREPEHPPRAPAPPAAAAEIERKYEPRRHPHHPAATPPPAPKRRKHGKHLKPADPSAPHEPSPPPQPPQQSPPPQPAQPAHPPQLPQLPELGTVPGVSTVREEPHRSLDALYYDTPDLRLAAAGITLRHRVGDGPDQDGWHLKLPLGTDTREELRVPAARNGVLPAALADPTDRDHANPIVPRALASLVRAHTRNHALIPAVRIRTQRTPRTLRAADGTVLAEITVDQVTADVSADPRGTPEAAALPLRWSEVEVELGPGGDTALLDAVEERLTQEGELRRSSSPSKLARALRGRLTTSSVRPRTTPRKPAAASDGRRAQAPAGAPTTADVLLAYLAEQAHALVELDPAVRRRIPDSVHRMRVAARRLRSTLRAYSSVLDPSATALLVDELRLLGVELGADRDQEVLADRLRAAAAELPRPLLFGPLRSRIRIWDAARRSGTRRRAVAALDHPRHLALLDRLDALLAEPPLLEPAAHRPAPKRLHKVLAAEYRRVGKRVEHALDLPSGDPERDTALHDARKAAKRARYAAEAAVPALGRPAKRYRNAMRDLQELLGEHHDSGVAREALRELALQAHRSGENAFTYGVLHQREAERAAAAEQALPALWDRVREAVAEAVS; this is encoded by the coding sequence ATGGCGACGATCGCATCCGGCACCGACCCCGCCGCACGCGAACCCGAGCACCCCCCGCGCGCCCCCGCGCCCCCGGCTGCGGCTGCGGAGATCGAGCGCAAGTACGAACCCCGCCGCCACCCCCATCACCCCGCGGCGACCCCGCCACCAGCCCCCAAGCGCCGGAAGCACGGCAAGCACCTGAAGCCCGCCGATCCCTCCGCGCCCCACGAACCGTCCCCGCCGCCCCAGCCGCCCCAGCAGTCCCCGCCGCCCCAGCCCGCGCAGCCGGCTCACCCCCCGCAGCTCCCCCAACTGCCCGAGCTCGGCACGGTCCCCGGCGTGAGCACCGTCCGCGAAGAGCCCCACCGCTCCCTGGACGCCCTCTACTACGACACCCCGGACCTCCGGCTCGCCGCCGCCGGCATCACCCTCCGCCACCGCGTCGGCGACGGCCCCGACCAGGACGGCTGGCATCTCAAGCTCCCGCTCGGCACCGACACCCGCGAGGAGCTCCGGGTCCCCGCCGCCCGCAACGGCGTCCTCCCCGCCGCCCTCGCCGACCCCACCGACCGGGACCACGCCAACCCCATCGTCCCCCGCGCCCTCGCCTCCCTGGTCCGCGCCCACACCCGCAACCACGCGCTGATCCCCGCCGTCCGGATCCGCACCCAGCGCACCCCGCGCACCCTTCGCGCCGCCGACGGCACCGTCCTCGCCGAGATCACCGTCGACCAGGTCACCGCCGACGTCTCCGCCGATCCGCGCGGCACCCCCGAGGCGGCGGCGCTGCCCCTCAGATGGTCCGAGGTGGAGGTGGAGCTGGGCCCCGGCGGGGACACCGCCCTCCTCGACGCCGTCGAGGAGCGGCTCACCCAGGAGGGCGAACTCCGCCGCAGCAGCTCCCCGTCCAAGCTCGCCCGCGCCCTCCGGGGCCGCCTCACCACCTCCTCGGTCCGCCCCCGCACCACCCCCCGCAAGCCCGCCGCCGCCTCCGACGGCCGCCGCGCCCAGGCCCCCGCGGGCGCCCCGACCACCGCCGACGTCCTCCTCGCCTACCTCGCCGAGCAGGCCCACGCCCTGGTCGAACTCGACCCCGCCGTCCGCCGCCGCATCCCGGACTCCGTCCACCGGATGCGGGTCGCCGCCCGCCGGCTCCGCAGCACCCTCCGCGCCTACAGCAGCGTCCTCGACCCGTCCGCCACCGCCCTCCTGGTCGACGAACTACGGCTGCTGGGAGTGGAGTTGGGCGCCGACCGGGACCAGGAGGTGCTCGCCGACCGGCTGCGCGCCGCCGCCGCCGAGCTCCCCCGCCCGCTGCTGTTCGGCCCGCTCCGCAGCCGGATCCGGATCTGGGACGCCGCCCGCCGCTCCGGCACCCGCCGCCGAGCCGTCGCCGCCCTGGACCACCCCCGCCACCTCGCCCTGCTGGACCGCCTGGACGCCCTCCTCGCCGAGCCCCCGCTGCTCGAACCGGCCGCCCACCGGCCCGCGCCGAAGCGCCTCCACAAGGTGCTCGCCGCCGAGTACCGCCGGGTCGGCAAGCGCGTCGAACACGCCCTCGACCTGCCGTCCGGCGACCCGGAACGAGACACCGCCCTCCACGACGCCCGCAAGGCGGCCAAACGCGCCCGCTACGCCGCCGAGGCCGCCGTCCCCGCCCTCGGACGCCCGGCCAAGCGGTACCGCAACGCCATGCGCGACCTCCAGGAGCTGCTGGGCGAGCACCACGACTCCGGCGTCGCCCGCGAGGCCCTCCGGGAACTCGCGCTCCAGGCGCACCGGTCCGGCGAGAACGCGTTCACCTACGGCGTACTCCACCAGCGGGAGGCGGAACGGGCGGCCGCGGCCGAGCAGGCGCTGCCCGCCCTCTGGGACCGTGTCCGGGAGGCGGTCGCCGAGGCAGTATCCTGA